A portion of the Methanocorpusculum sp. genome contains these proteins:
- the mtrA gene encoding tetrahydromethanopterin S-methyltransferase subunit A: protein MADKKSPASGWPIIQGDYQTGDANSPVAVITMGSHLDEAGICAAGAALAGSCKTENLGIEKVVANVISNPNIRFVLLCGTEVKGHLSGQSIEAMHKNGVEGGKIVGSTGAIPFLENLTAEHIKRFQEQIELVNIMETEDIGKISAKMNELKARDPGAFGADPIVIQLTEDAGGSGGAASVASANPQFLEIEKRLDAIEQKIEFTDAEIAMRVGRKIGRDIGILYGLVAGIIAFLVIIYWMSGLLFM from the coding sequence ATGGCAGACAAGAAATCCCCGGCAAGCGGATGGCCAATCATTCAGGGTGATTACCAAACCGGTGATGCAAACAGCCCAGTCGCTGTTATCACTATGGGTTCCCACCTTGATGAGGCCGGAATCTGTGCTGCAGGTGCAGCTCTTGCAGGTTCCTGTAAGACTGAAAACCTCGGTATCGAAAAGGTCGTTGCAAACGTCATTTCAAACCCAAACATCCGGTTTGTTCTGCTTTGTGGAACTGAAGTTAAGGGTCACCTTTCCGGTCAGTCCATCGAAGCAATGCACAAAAATGGTGTTGAGGGCGGAAAGATCGTCGGTTCTACCGGTGCGATTCCGTTCCTTGAGAACCTGACGGCAGAACACATCAAACGTTTCCAGGAACAGATCGAACTCGTAAATATTATGGAGACCGAAGACATCGGTAAAATCTCCGCAAAAATGAACGAGCTCAAGGCACGAGATCCTGGAGCATTTGGCGCAGACCCGATCGTCATTCAGTTAACTGAAGACGCTGGTGGTTCAGGCGGTGCTGCATCGGTTGCAAGTGCCAACCCCCAGTTCCTCGAAATCGAGAAACGTCTTGATGCAATCGAGCAAAAGATTGAGTTCACGGACGCAGAAATTGCAATGCGTGTCGGAAGAAAAATTGGCCGTGACATCGGTATCCTCTACGGACTTGTAGCAGGTATCATTGCCTTCCTGGTAATCATCTACTGGATGTCAGGGTTATTATTCATGTAA
- a CDS encoding tetrahydromethanopterin S-methyltransferase subunit F: MAGSIIRMVPINKMVDNIRYKGQILARTNKVDSAISSSGIVGFAAGVVIALVLILVPVLILLGGV, translated from the coding sequence ATGGCAGGTTCGATTATTAGAATGGTCCCCATCAACAAGATGGTGGATAATATCAGATACAAAGGCCAGATTCTTGCCAGAACAAACAAGGTCGACTCTGCAATTTCGAGTTCAGGTATTGTTGGATTTGCTGCAGGCGTCGTTATTGCCCTTGTTCTGATCCTTGTGCCAGTGCTGATCCTCCTTGGAGGTGTCTAA